The following proteins come from a genomic window of Pelmatolapia mariae isolate MD_Pm_ZW linkage group LG17, Pm_UMD_F_2, whole genome shotgun sequence:
- the fkbp2 gene encoding peptidyl-prolyl cis-trans isomerase FKBP2 codes for MRVYMLFAVAVLSLSPAAVSGAEKKKLQIGIKKRVDNCPIKSRKGDVLNMHYTGKLEDGTEFDSSIPRDRPFTFTLGTGQVIKGWDQGLLGMCEGEKRKLVIPAELGYGDRGAPPKIPGGATLIFEVELLSIERRSEL; via the coding sequence ATGCGGGTGTACATGCTGTTCGCGGTGGCGGTGCTCTCCCTGAGCCCGGCGGCGGTGAGTGGAGCCGAGAAGAAGAAGCTGCAGATCGGCATCAAGAAGCGAGTGGACAACTGCCCCATCAAATCCCGCAAAGGAGACGTGCTGAATATGCACTACACCGGAAAGCTGGAGGACGGCACCGAATTTGACAGTAGCATTCCCCGCGACAGGCCTTTCACCTTCACCCTGGGCACCGGCCAGGTGATCAAAGGCTGGGACCAGGGCCTGCTGGGCATGTGCGAGGGCGAGAAGAGGAAGCTGGTCATCCCCGCCGAGCTGGGCTACGGAGACCGGGGAGCCCCCCCAAAGATCCCCGGCGGCGCGACGCTGATATTCGAAGTGGAGCTGCTGAGCATCGAGAGGAGATCCGAGCTCTGA